GCTGACGAACTACCTGACGAACTACTGGGTGCTGAGGGTGCAGGCGCCGAAGCTGGGGTTGTGGCAGGTGTTGTTCCTGGTTGCTTTGGGGTCTCCGATGCTGTTGGAGCCGGCTTCGTGCCGGGTATGGCTGAAGGGCTAGTGCTTGGCGCCGTGCTGACTGCCGGATTGGGCGTGGACTTGTCCGACGGCGGAGGTGTGGCCGCCGGAGGTGCGGCCGCCGCCGTTGTGGCCGGCTGAGGCGTGGCCGGCGGAGGTGTGGCCGACGCAGCCTTGATTTTCGCTGCGTCAGACTTCGCCTTTTCATCAGCTGTGGCGAATGCCGGCATGGTGAAGTAGCTCGAAGAGCTGCTGACATCTGCCGGGCTGTGCATAAAAGTTCCTACGGACGGGTTCAGCGCACTGATCATCCTGCCATTTCCCACGTAGATGCCAATGTGAGACCAGTGGTTGGGACCGTCAGGGTTTTGCACCACAATATCGCCGGGCTGGGGGTTGTTGGTCGCGACCATGGGTAGCCACTGTTCCGTGCGTGGCAGACTCACTCCGGCTTGTCCATAGGCCCATTGCACAAACCCTGAACAATCCCATCCGTTGTCGAAGCTGGTCCCTCCCCAAACGTAGCGATGTCCCAGACCTTGGTATGCCGCGGTCAAAATGTCTTTCCGCACTTGAGAGATCAGCTCGGCGGAGATTTCGGGAGTTCGCTCACGCAGAGCATTGACCCCCTGCACAAGGTGGCCCGTGTTGGCGGTAGGATCGGTCAAATCGAAAATCGGTTTGACGGTAGGCTTTCTCGCCCTAATAATTGCGTCGGCAAAAGAAACTGTTACATCGGATTGTTGGGTGCCGTTGGAATAAAATCCGGCCAGCGTGGCCACATACGGAGAGGCCTGGGCGCTCTGGCCGCTTTCTTGGCTGAACACAGCTGCAGCAGCATCCGCGGAGGACGTGCCAACATAGCCGGCCGCCACGAAGCCGCCGGAAGCCAACAGCGTACAAATAATGGACATGCTCAAGTGAAGCTGTCGCGACCTATGTTGCGAAATAGCCACCGGCGAGTCCTCCTGCCCCTTTGCACACGGTACTGACGAGCCTACGCCGCTTTCAAGGAATCTAAAGGAGTTCTCATAGAAAGTTCACTCAGGCAGGCAACTCTTACCCGGCACTGCGGATGATACGCCGCGAAACCGCGGCCGCAATGGCTGCCGTCCGGTTGTCAACACCCAATTTGTCGTAAATGTGCACAAGATGGGTCTTTACTGTCGCTTCAGAAATGAACAGCGCCTTGGCGATAGCTTTGTTGCCCATCCCCGTGGCCAGCAGTTCAACAAGTTCCACTTCGCGTGCAGACAGTACCGGAGCGGGATTGCGGATCCGGCTCATCAGCCTGGCGGCAACCTCCGGTGCCAGGGCAGTTTGCCCGGCAGCAGCCGATTGCACCGCACCACGAATCTGTTCGGGCGGGGCATCCTTGAGCATGTAGCCGCTAGCCCCGGCCTCAACGGCTGCCAAAATATCCGCATCAGTGTCATAGGTAGTTAGAATCAGCACAGGCGGTGCGCCGGATAACTCCTTGATGGCCTTCGTTGCACTCACCCCGTCCATCCCGCTTCCCATTTGCAGGTCCATGAGCACCACGTCAACAGGTTCACCCAAGGTTTGCAGGCGCTGCACCTCCTTGATGGCGGCACCACCTTCGGGCGCTTCAGCCACCACAATGAATCCCTCAAATTCGGTCAGCATGGCCCGCAAACCCGCCCGCACCACAGGGTGGTCATCTACCAATAAAATCCGGATCTCATTCATTGAATCTCCCCCTGTGCTGCTTCGGGAACCAGCCGGCCCCCATTCAGCGGCAACCGGATAGCCACCACTGTGCCCTCTCCCGGGGCTGACTCGATTGCCAACGTCCCCTGCTGCGCCACCACTCGTTCACGCAGGGAACGCAACCCAAAGCCACTCCCATCCGTACGCCCGGCCACAATGTCGGCGAGCTCTTCCGGGTTGAAGCCAAGTCCGTCGTCGTACACGTCAAGGGTCACTTCGCTGCCCAGAAACGCCAAACTTACGACGGCGGACTTGGCTTTAGCGTGCATCCAGACGTTGGCGAGACTCGCCTGAGCGGCACGCAACAGGGTCACTTTGTAGGGCTGCGGTAGCTCCATCGGCTCACCATCCAACCGGAAACTGCACCGCAACGAGCCCCCACGTGCAGTGGACTCGCCCTGCGTTTTAATGCAGAGCCGGGACAGGCTCTCTGCAAGAGAGCTCTCAGCAAGGGCCGGGGAAGAAAGGTTACGCACAAAGCTCCTAGCCTCCGCCAAGTTCTCCGCGGCCGTGGCCTGAACCATGGACAAACTCTCGCCGGTGGATTCCAAATCACCGGAATCCAGGCTGCGCAAGGCTGCACGCGAGACCAAAATAATGGAGGAAAAACCCTGGGCTAAAGTGTCATGGATTTCCCGTGCCAATCGCGCACGCTCAGCCAGAACACCGGACTCGTGCTGGGTGGCGGCCAGCTGGGCGCGGGTGCGCCGGAGCTCATCCGCCGCTTGACGCTGGTATTCCCCTTCCCGGTACAGCAATTGGTAGGCCTTGGAAGTGACCACTGCGAAAGCGGCACCAAAGGCCGGCCCCACTATCACTGGCAGGGGAGGGAAAGTGGATCCCGTTGAGAGCCACTGCGCAACAATGACTCCACCGGTCATGAGAACCACCGTAGTTAGGGACACCCAGCGCGGCAAGAGATGCAAATGAAGGAAAAACATCGGGAAGACAAGCCAGGAGAACTCTACCGAGCCGAGCATAAGTATGGCCCACATGAGCGTGATCAAAGCGAGCCAGAGCACCGCGAAACGTCTCGGATTGCGGCGCGTTAACCCCGCCGAAAAACGCTTTTCAGCCACAGTCCCGAGTAAATACGTTAACGCAAGAAGGACCGACAGTGCCAGGAACCAGTAGCGCCCGTGCCTGTGAGTTTGATCCATCAGGAGTCGGACGACGCCCACGCTCAGCAGCACCGCAAAGCCAACGTGCAACGTGACACGCAGAAAGCGAAGGATCGTGCCACTGGTGACGGGTGGGGCATCCATGGCAGACATGTCACCAGCATAGGCGTTGGATTCAAGCAGAGGAATCAACCAAATGGTTGAGTGGGCCCTCCAACTTTTCATAGGAGGCGGATCAACCAACCCCGCGATGGAACAGCAGCTCTTCCGCGGGAAAGTTGAATTACTGACATATCCACCCGAAAGACAACCAGTTCTTCCGGCACATGAAAGAAGCTTCCTATGTTCCTCGCGATCCGAGATATCCGCTTTGCCAAGGGACGGTTCGCCCTGATGGGCGCCGTTGTTGCCCTCATCAGCCTCCTGCTCGTCCTGCTATCGGGCCTGACAGCAGGGCTCGGCAACCAATCCACCTCCGCAATTGCGCAGCTGGGCACCGGCTCAGGCAACTCCTCAAGCTCAGGCAGCTCAGGCACCAAAGTGAGCCAGATAGTTTTTGGCGCCCCTGCCAAGAACGAAGCAAAGGTTTCCTTCACCGAAAGTCAGGTGACGGCCAAACAATCCGATCTCTGGTCTGCGCAGCCCGGCGTGCAATCAGCCGTGCCTTTGGGTATCAGCCAAAGCCGCTTTCAGGGTGCCGGAGACAGTAAGGGAATTGCCAACGTCGCAGTGTTTGGGGTTGGCGAGCAAGGCAGACAAGCGGGGATCGCGCCGTCGGACATCAGTGATTCAACCGTTGTCATTGGCGAAAGCGTCGCCAAGGAACTCTCACTCGCCACAGGCGATGCCGTCACTATCGCCGGAACGCAAATGAGCATTGGCAACATTGTGCCCGACCAGTGGTACTCGCATAGTTCAGTTGTTTGGACAACCCTTTCCACCTGGAAAAAGGTGGCTCATCTTAGCGACCCGGACCAGCTTGCAACAGTTCTCGCTGTGAGCTTCGCACCGGGAGCCACCGTTGACACTAACAGCGTCAACGCGACGGCTGGCACCGTCAGCGCCACACGCAGTGGATCGTTCCAAGGTTTGGGCGGCTATAAAAGTGAGAACGGCTCCCTGCTGATGATGCAGGCATTTTTGTACGGAATTTCAGCCCTTGTCATTGTTGCTTTCCTCACCGTTTGGACTGTCCAACGCACCCGGGACATCGCAGTTCTCAAGGCGATGGGCGCTTCGGGTGGTTACCTCCTGCGTGATGCTTTGACGCAGGCAGCTCTGGTCCTGCTGGCAGGTGCCGGAGTTGGTGGGCTCATCGGCGTTGTGGGTGGAATCTTTGCCTCGCAGGTGGCCCCATTCCTGCTCACTCCGGCGACTACTCTGCTGCCTGCACTCGGGATTGTGGCGCTTGGTCTGGGCGGTTCGGCCCTTGCTGTGCGTAAGGTGACCCGCGTAGACGCCATGATCGCCCTTGGCGGCAACTAAGCCCGCCTCCTGTTTCCGCTCCGCTGACAAACATTAAGGAACTTCTCATGACTGCACTGAATCTGATCAATGTGACACTGCAATACCCCGATGGCGAGGGTGTTATGACGGCTTTGGATGCCGTAAACCTCTCAGTGAATCCAGGCCAGTTCATTTCTCTGGTGGGCACCTCTGGTTCGGGAAAGTCAAGCCTGTTGGCTGTGGCCGCGACCCTGATCAAGCCCACTTCCGGGCTTGTGATGATCGACGGCGTCGACACCAGCGGATTGTCCGAGAAGGAGCTGGCCGCGCTGCGTCGAGACAAGGTGGGCATCATCTTTCAGCAGCCTAACCTCCTCGCCTCACTGACTGCCGCCGAACAGCTCATCATCACCGACCACCTGCGCGGGAAGTCGCTCAAAGATGCAGGTGTGCGGGCAGCGCAGCTTTTGGACATGGTGGGTCTGGCCGGTTGCGGCCGCAAACGCCCACACCAGCTCTCAGGCGGGCAGCGTCAGCGAGTCAACATTGCCCGGGCGTTGATGGCCCAGCCTAAAATTCTCCTGGTGGATGAACCAACCGCTGCGCTAGATCACGACCGCAGCGATTCGATAGTCAGGTTGCTGCGCAAAGTTAGTGACGAGTTCAACATTGCAACTGTCATGGTCACCCATGACACCGAGTTTGTGCCGCTCACCGATGCTGTCGCCACCATGCGCGACGGCGTTCTCACCGCTCCTGTACCCTCCGAGGCAAGCGTCGGTGCCGTCTAGCGTCTGGGGCCGAGGGCAGCGAATGCTCGGCCATGCAATAACATAAGGGAAACGCCCCAATACACCAGCGCGATCGGAGCCACCCTCATAATGAAACGCTTTGCAGCCCTTGC
This genomic window from Arthrobacter sp. TMP15 contains:
- a CDS encoding C40 family peptidase — translated: MSIICTLLASGGFVAAGYVGTSSADAAAAVFSQESGQSAQASPYVATLAGFYSNGTQQSDVTVSFADAIIRARKPTVKPIFDLTDPTANTGHLVQGVNALRERTPEISAELISQVRKDILTAAYQGLGHRYVWGGTSFDNGWDCSGFVQWAYGQAGVSLPRTEQWLPMVATNNPQPGDIVVQNPDGPNHWSHIGIYVGNGRMISALNPSVGTFMHSPADVSSSSSYFTMPAFATADEKAKSDAAKIKAASATPPPATPQPATTAAAAPPAATPPPSDKSTPNPAVSTAPSTSPSAIPGTKPAPTASETPKQPGTTPATTPASAPAPSAPSSSSGSSSASESSGSSAGTILLR
- a CDS encoding response regulator transcription factor: MNEIRILLVDDHPVVRAGLRAMLTEFEGFIVVAEAPEGGAAIKEVQRLQTLGEPVDVVLMDLQMGSGMDGVSATKAIKELSGAPPVLILTTYDTDADILAAVEAGASGYMLKDAPPEQIRGAVQSAAAGQTALAPEVAARLMSRIRNPAPVLSAREVELVELLATGMGNKAIAKALFISEATVKTHLVHIYDKLGVDNRTAAIAAAVSRRIIRSAG
- a CDS encoding sensor histidine kinase is translated as MSAMDAPPVTSGTILRFLRVTLHVGFAVLLSVGVVRLLMDQTHRHGRYWFLALSVLLALTYLLGTVAEKRFSAGLTRRNPRRFAVLWLALITLMWAILMLGSVEFSWLVFPMFFLHLHLLPRWVSLTTVVLMTGGVIVAQWLSTGSTFPPLPVIVGPAFGAAFAVVTSKAYQLLYREGEYQRQAADELRRTRAQLAATQHESGVLAERARLAREIHDTLAQGFSSIILVSRAALRSLDSGDLESTGESLSMVQATAAENLAEARSFVRNLSSPALAESSLAESLSRLCIKTQGESTARGGSLRCSFRLDGEPMELPQPYKVTLLRAAQASLANVWMHAKAKSAVVSLAFLGSEVTLDVYDDGLGFNPEELADIVAGRTDGSGFGLRSLRERVVAQQGTLAIESAPGEGTVVAIRLPLNGGRLVPEAAQGEIQ
- a CDS encoding ABC transporter permease — translated: MFLAIRDIRFAKGRFALMGAVVALISLLLVLLSGLTAGLGNQSTSAIAQLGTGSGNSSSSGSSGTKVSQIVFGAPAKNEAKVSFTESQVTAKQSDLWSAQPGVQSAVPLGISQSRFQGAGDSKGIANVAVFGVGEQGRQAGIAPSDISDSTVVIGESVAKELSLATGDAVTIAGTQMSIGNIVPDQWYSHSSVVWTTLSTWKKVAHLSDPDQLATVLAVSFAPGATVDTNSVNATAGTVSATRSGSFQGLGGYKSENGSLLMMQAFLYGISALVIVAFLTVWTVQRTRDIAVLKAMGASGGYLLRDALTQAALVLLAGAGVGGLIGVVGGIFASQVAPFLLTPATTLLPALGIVALGLGGSALAVRKVTRVDAMIALGGN
- a CDS encoding ABC transporter ATP-binding protein; amino-acid sequence: MTALNLINVTLQYPDGEGVMTALDAVNLSVNPGQFISLVGTSGSGKSSLLAVAATLIKPTSGLVMIDGVDTSGLSEKELAALRRDKVGIIFQQPNLLASLTAAEQLIITDHLRGKSLKDAGVRAAQLLDMVGLAGCGRKRPHQLSGGQRQRVNIARALMAQPKILLVDEPTAALDHDRSDSIVRLLRKVSDEFNIATVMVTHDTEFVPLTDAVATMRDGVLTAPVPSEASVGAV